Below is a genomic region from bacterium.
ATCAAGATGGACGTGAGCAGCGGCTCGATCACGCTCAACGTATTGACGAAGGCCTTTTTTGACAAGGACACGGAGTTTCGCATCACGCCCGGCGGCGAATCGGCCAGCGATCAGATCGCGCTCAACAGCCTGCAAACGGTTGATCTCAGCATTGGCAAGGAGAGCTACATTCTCGGCTGCATTACGGCGCCCAACGCCAAAGTCGTGCTGAACAACAATACGCAATTCCGCGGCAGCATTATCGCGAAGTGCCTCACCGTGCAGCGGGATTGTCTATTCTATCACCATGATTCGCCAGGCGCTTTGCC
It encodes:
- a CDS encoding T9SS type A sorting domain-containing protein — protein: IKMDVSSGSITLNVLTKAFFDKDTEFRITPGGESASDQIALNSLQTVDLSIGKESYILGCITAPNAKVVLNNNTQFRGSIIAKCLTVQRDCLFYHHDSPGALPGPGNLPKSAADEAGDDVMVTSYELAQNYPNPFNPSTTIRFALPEAGELSLAIYNTAGQLVRLLA